One genomic segment of Arthrobacter sp. zg-Y1110 includes these proteins:
- a CDS encoding TetR/AcrR family transcriptional regulator, whose translation MPAAAGASSEPAPVPAADAGSAASAAAVGPASDPASGPRRGRPGYDQQTVLNVAVDVFNRHGYEATSMGILAENLGITKSAIYHHVPSKGDLLRLALDYALDGLEAVLDDPRASAGAADARLEFVLRGTIEVLTERLPFVTLLLRLRGNTDVERSALARRREFDHRVAGLVDAARREGSVRSDIDPRTTTRLLFGTINSIVEWYKPGGPLPAQKLADNIITMVFDGLHTRRS comes from the coding sequence ATGCCTGCCGCCGCCGGAGCTTCCTCCGAACCTGCTCCCGTTCCCGCTGCCGATGCTGGATCCGCCGCGTCCGCCGCCGCCGTCGGCCCTGCCTCCGACCCGGCGTCCGGGCCGCGCCGGGGCCGGCCGGGATACGACCAGCAGACAGTACTGAACGTGGCCGTGGACGTCTTCAACCGGCACGGCTATGAAGCCACGTCCATGGGAATCCTGGCCGAAAACCTGGGCATCACGAAGTCGGCGATCTACCACCATGTGCCGTCCAAGGGTGATCTGCTGCGCCTGGCGCTGGACTATGCGCTGGACGGGCTCGAGGCGGTGCTGGATGATCCGCGGGCTTCGGCCGGTGCCGCGGATGCCCGGCTGGAATTCGTGCTGCGCGGCACCATCGAGGTGCTGACGGAGCGACTGCCGTTCGTCACGCTGCTACTGCGGCTCCGGGGCAACACCGACGTTGAACGCAGTGCGTTGGCCCGGCGCCGGGAGTTCGACCACCGGGTGGCGGGACTCGTGGACGCGGCCCGGCGCGAGGGTTCGGTGCGGAGCGACATTGATCCGCGCACCACCACGCGCCTGCTGTTCGGCACCATCAACTCGATCGTGGAATGGTACAAACCCGGCGGTCCGCTGCCCGCGCAGAAGCTCGCGGACAACATCATCACCATGGTCTTTGACGGGTTGCACACCCGCCGCTCTTGA
- a CDS encoding FAD-binding oxidoreductase encodes MIQAADLETLRSVVHGPLNSPGEPGYAVDTAGFNPSLIQHPDAVLGAADVEDVQNAVRWAAERGIPVGMQATGHGAAAAMDEGLLINTSRLQDLAVDSDAGTVTVGAGVSWRSVLEKTVLLGLTGPHGSSGTVGVVGYASGGGLPLMGRALGFASDHVQAIDVVTPDGSLRHLEAGSAEDAGLFAALRGGKGNFGVITAMTLGLTPFREFYGGGIMYPEDAGPEALAAFRAWTPQLPTNVSASLAFLHLPDAPFLPEELRGTAPVHLRFAVFGSREEGDTLLEPMRHVSAPFMDTAGPMDYGAVGSIHMDPDEPVPALDRGTLLAELPDELAAGVLGQVGPGSYTPLMMTEIRLMGGSLALDPPFEDAVSGREAAFNLYSVGLNVPPAADATAAALDRLDVVVGPYAAGALVNLSGPARTEAGARPAWDPEVFGRLQAAKAAYDPQNLFRFGHAVPLPVS; translated from the coding sequence ATGATCCAGGCAGCCGACCTCGAAACCCTGCGCAGCGTTGTCCATGGTCCGCTGAACAGTCCAGGGGAGCCCGGGTACGCCGTAGACACCGCCGGCTTCAACCCCTCGTTGATCCAGCATCCCGATGCCGTGCTCGGTGCAGCCGACGTCGAGGATGTACAGAACGCCGTCCGCTGGGCCGCTGAGCGGGGCATCCCCGTCGGGATGCAGGCAACCGGCCACGGTGCTGCCGCCGCCATGGACGAGGGCCTGCTGATCAACACGTCCCGGCTGCAGGACCTGGCGGTGGACTCCGACGCAGGCACGGTCACCGTGGGTGCCGGCGTCAGCTGGCGCTCGGTGCTGGAGAAGACCGTGCTGCTCGGGCTTACGGGCCCGCACGGCTCCTCCGGAACGGTGGGAGTGGTGGGCTACGCGTCCGGCGGGGGGCTGCCGCTGATGGGCCGGGCGCTGGGATTCGCCAGCGACCACGTGCAGGCCATAGATGTTGTGACCCCCGACGGCAGCCTGAGGCACCTCGAAGCAGGCAGCGCCGAGGACGCCGGGTTGTTCGCGGCACTGCGCGGCGGCAAGGGCAACTTCGGCGTCATCACGGCCATGACGCTCGGGTTGACCCCGTTCCGGGAATTTTACGGCGGCGGCATCATGTACCCGGAAGATGCCGGCCCGGAGGCCCTGGCCGCCTTCCGTGCCTGGACACCCCAGCTGCCGACAAATGTTTCAGCGTCCCTGGCCTTCCTGCACCTGCCGGATGCCCCTTTCCTGCCCGAGGAACTGCGCGGTACCGCGCCGGTGCACCTGCGGTTCGCGGTGTTCGGCAGCCGGGAAGAGGGCGACACGCTGCTGGAACCCATGCGGCATGTCTCCGCGCCCTTCATGGATACGGCCGGACCGATGGACTACGGGGCAGTGGGCAGCATCCACATGGATCCGGACGAACCGGTGCCCGCCCTGGACCGCGGGACCCTGCTGGCCGAGCTGCCCGATGAACTGGCGGCCGGAGTGCTGGGCCAGGTGGGGCCGGGTTCGTATACTCCGCTGATGATGACGGAAATCCGGTTGATGGGCGGATCACTGGCTCTGGATCCTCCGTTCGAGGATGCGGTGTCAGGCCGGGAGGCAGCCTTCAACCTCTACTCCGTGGGACTCAACGTCCCGCCGGCTGCGGACGCCACAGCAGCCGCCCTCGATCGGCTCGACGTCGTCGTCGGCCCCTACGCTGCCGGCGCGCTGGTCAACCTCAGCGGACCGGCACGCACGGAGGCAGGCGCCCGGCCTGCGTGGGATCCGGAGGTTTTCGGGCGGCTGCAGGCGGCCAAGGCCGCCTACGATCCGCAGAACCTCTTCCGGTTCGGCCACGCGGTTCCGCTGCCGGTCTCCTGA
- the paaZ gene encoding phenylacetic acid degradation bifunctional protein PaaZ: MTATAIDVETVPSYVRGSWWTPDPAGVRGTEVHDASTGELLALVSSEGLDTAAVVHYARTVGQAELGKSTFHQRALLLKELAVHLNAQRDELYAVSARSGATRTDSLVDIDGGIGVLFAYGSKGRRELPNSTAIIDGAVEQLAKDGSFLGEHIYTRIPGVAVQINAFNFPVWGMLEKLAPAFLAGVPSIVKPASPTGYITAAAVRMIVDSGILPAGSLQLISGSARDLPDHLDYRDMVSFTGSASTAERLRAHPQIAVGGVRFTAETDSLNAAILGPDAVPGTPEFDAFIRSLVTEITAKAGQKCTAIRRAIVPAGLVDDVVAAAGERIRGRVVLGDPRAENVTMGALASREQLDGVREAVQRMLAAGAQLALGSLDAPDVVRADGSEGTSPDGAFMEPLLLTWPDNDADALHNIEAFGPVASMVGYTDVADAVRLAARGGGSLVATVCTNDPDVAREVLTGIAGHHGRVLFLNREDARSSTGHGSPVPHLVHGGPGRAGGGEELGGIRAVRHYMQRTAVQGSPNMLTALTGIWHPGADRRFDAGHPFRKHLSELRVGDAVRSDLREVTLEDIAAFAETTGDTFYAHTDAAAAEANPFFPGIVAHGYLLLSWGAGLFVDPAPGPVLANYGLENLRFLTPVAAGDSIRVTLTAKKITPRETDGYGEVAWDAVLTNQNDELVATYDVLTLVEK, from the coding sequence ATGACGGCCACCGCCATCGACGTCGAAACCGTTCCCAGCTACGTTCGGGGGTCCTGGTGGACACCGGATCCCGCAGGAGTCCGCGGAACCGAAGTGCACGATGCCAGCACCGGCGAGCTGCTGGCGCTGGTCAGCAGTGAGGGTCTGGACACCGCCGCCGTCGTCCACTATGCCCGAACCGTAGGGCAGGCCGAACTGGGGAAGTCCACCTTCCACCAGCGGGCCCTGCTGCTCAAGGAACTCGCAGTGCACCTCAATGCGCAACGCGATGAGCTGTACGCCGTGTCCGCCCGCAGCGGCGCCACCCGGACCGATTCCCTGGTGGACATTGACGGCGGGATCGGCGTCCTGTTTGCCTACGGTTCCAAGGGCCGCCGCGAACTGCCGAACTCCACCGCGATCATTGACGGCGCCGTGGAACAGCTCGCCAAGGACGGCTCGTTCCTCGGTGAGCACATCTACACCCGGATCCCGGGCGTCGCAGTGCAGATCAACGCCTTCAACTTTCCGGTCTGGGGCATGCTGGAAAAACTGGCCCCGGCATTCCTCGCCGGGGTGCCGAGCATCGTCAAGCCCGCCAGCCCCACCGGGTACATCACCGCAGCGGCCGTGCGGATGATCGTGGACTCGGGCATCCTTCCCGCCGGATCCCTGCAGCTGATTTCCGGTTCCGCGCGGGACCTCCCGGACCACCTCGATTACCGGGACATGGTCTCCTTCACCGGCTCGGCCTCCACCGCCGAACGCCTGCGTGCCCATCCGCAGATCGCCGTAGGAGGTGTCCGTTTCACGGCGGAAACGGATTCGTTGAACGCGGCGATCCTGGGTCCGGACGCCGTTCCCGGTACCCCCGAGTTTGACGCCTTCATCCGCTCCCTGGTCACCGAGATCACGGCCAAGGCCGGCCAGAAATGCACCGCAATCCGCCGGGCCATCGTCCCTGCCGGGCTGGTCGATGATGTGGTTGCCGCGGCCGGGGAGCGCATCCGCGGGCGCGTGGTCCTGGGCGATCCGCGTGCCGAAAACGTGACCATGGGTGCCCTGGCCTCCCGGGAGCAGCTCGACGGCGTCCGGGAAGCGGTGCAGCGGATGCTGGCGGCCGGCGCGCAGCTGGCGCTGGGGTCGTTGGACGCCCCCGACGTCGTCCGTGCCGACGGAAGCGAGGGAACCTCGCCGGACGGCGCCTTCATGGAGCCGCTGCTGCTGACCTGGCCGGACAACGACGCGGATGCCCTGCACAATATCGAAGCGTTCGGCCCCGTGGCCTCGATGGTGGGCTACACCGACGTCGCCGACGCCGTCCGGCTGGCCGCGCGGGGCGGAGGATCGCTGGTCGCTACGGTATGCACCAATGACCCGGACGTGGCCCGGGAAGTGCTTACCGGCATCGCCGGACACCACGGTCGGGTATTGTTCCTGAACCGCGAAGACGCCCGTTCCTCCACCGGGCACGGTTCGCCCGTGCCCCACCTGGTGCACGGCGGTCCGGGCCGTGCCGGCGGCGGCGAGGAGCTGGGTGGCATCCGTGCGGTGCGGCATTACATGCAGCGCACCGCGGTGCAGGGCTCACCCAATATGCTCACCGCCCTCACCGGTATCTGGCATCCGGGGGCGGACCGCCGGTTCGACGCCGGACATCCGTTCCGCAAGCACCTCAGTGAGCTGCGGGTGGGCGACGCCGTGCGGTCGGATCTGCGGGAAGTGACCCTTGAGGACATCGCCGCTTTTGCGGAGACCACCGGGGACACGTTCTACGCCCACACGGACGCCGCAGCCGCGGAGGCGAATCCGTTTTTCCCGGGCATCGTGGCGCACGGCTACCTGCTGCTGTCCTGGGGTGCGGGCCTGTTCGTGGATCCTGCGCCGGGGCCGGTGCTGGCCAACTACGGACTGGAAAACCTGCGGTTCCTGACGCCGGTGGCCGCGGGGGACTCCATCCGTGTGACGCTGACCGCCAAGAAGATCACGCCGCGTGAAACGGACGGGTACGGCGAGGTGGCCTGGGACGCGGTGCTGACCAACCAGAACGACGAACTGGTGGCTACCTACGACGTGCTGACCCTGGTGGAGAAGTAA
- a CDS encoding CGNR zinc finger domain-containing protein, translated as MSGNTLEQNVPADSGYPEPGGRAPAPAPLRLLQVFANTADREAGKDALDNPGGLADWLAGYGLVGAGTQATEEDLALALDLREGLRSLFLTHHDGGDRAAAHDDGGHLHGTPAPDVATGLQRLDRALEQLPVRVMVAGGEPRVEPVPQPPVREALARIGAVLVHADPAQLQRLKACRRDVCRWVFFDTSRNRGGTWCAMEICGARTKMQAYRKRNA; from the coding sequence ATGAGCGGTAACACTTTGGAACAAAATGTTCCTGCGGACAGCGGATACCCGGAGCCGGGCGGGCGCGCACCGGCCCCTGCTCCCCTGCGGCTCCTCCAGGTGTTCGCCAATACTGCGGACCGGGAAGCCGGGAAGGACGCACTGGACAACCCCGGCGGACTGGCGGACTGGCTGGCCGGCTACGGGCTGGTCGGGGCAGGCACGCAGGCTACTGAGGAGGATCTTGCCCTGGCGCTCGACCTACGGGAGGGGCTGCGCTCCCTCTTCCTCACGCACCACGACGGCGGGGACCGCGCGGCTGCGCACGACGACGGCGGGCACCTGCACGGCACGCCGGCACCCGACGTCGCCACCGGCCTGCAGCGCCTTGACCGTGCCCTGGAGCAGCTTCCGGTTCGGGTCATGGTCGCCGGAGGAGAGCCGCGCGTCGAGCCGGTGCCCCAGCCTCCGGTGCGCGAAGCACTCGCCCGCATCGGTGCCGTCCTGGTCCATGCCGACCCGGCCCAGCTTCAGCGCCTGAAAGCGTGTCGCCGGGACGTCTGCCGCTGGGTCTTCTTCGACACTTCACGCAACCGGGGCGGAACCTGGTGCGCCATGGAGATCTGCGGCGCCCGCACGAAGATGCAGGCCTACCGCAAACGGAATGCCTAG
- a CDS encoding MFS transporter — MKDPSWVLLRTDRSFRRYWLGQGAASAGAQITGIAVPLVTAIALDAGPAAVSLVAAAGTLPYLLFSLVAGHLLQGRDQRRSMVAADLAQCVLLAQIPLAWAGGWLSVPLLAAVTFLSGCCALIFGLSAFAFVPALVTDQDLAPANRAVQATRTVTEIGGPGLAGLLVSAVGAPGALIATMLGHLASAAGVASSRPREQRAVAAAPASRASMPAGEESRSPVPEKRPTLLTGLRILFGDRHLRALTVHAATYNAAEQILMLNLILWAVQQQDVGVGAYGLALAGAGVGGLLGTLVALRLADKAGLGPAFAVSLVLSCAVPLLLPVWPLTGWTMAGVIAAVMLLRGIGEGNANVYSLTMRQQLIPRDELTRSAGAYTQVMYGSIPLGALLAGVVGETLGVRAGVLVGAVGLVLSAVPMLTPAFLRLRTIPSPGRRLTSRPAGAGDRVS; from the coding sequence ATGAAGGACCCAAGCTGGGTGCTGCTGCGCACCGACCGCAGTTTCCGCCGCTACTGGCTGGGGCAGGGCGCTGCCAGTGCCGGCGCCCAGATCACGGGCATCGCCGTTCCGCTGGTTACAGCCATCGCCCTCGATGCCGGGCCGGCGGCGGTCAGCCTTGTCGCTGCGGCCGGCACGCTGCCGTACCTGTTGTTCTCGCTGGTGGCCGGCCATCTCCTGCAGGGTCGGGACCAGCGGCGCTCCATGGTGGCGGCCGATCTTGCCCAATGCGTGCTACTGGCACAGATTCCCCTGGCCTGGGCCGGGGGATGGCTCAGCGTCCCCCTGCTGGCAGCAGTCACCTTCCTCAGCGGCTGCTGCGCCCTGATCTTCGGGTTATCGGCCTTCGCCTTTGTCCCCGCCCTCGTTACGGATCAGGACCTCGCGCCGGCCAACCGTGCCGTCCAAGCCACTCGGACCGTTACGGAAATCGGCGGCCCGGGGCTGGCCGGTCTGCTGGTCTCGGCGGTGGGTGCTCCCGGCGCCTTGATCGCCACCATGCTTGGACATCTGGCTTCCGCTGCGGGAGTGGCCTCGAGCCGCCCCCGGGAACAACGTGCCGTTGCGGCGGCTCCGGCGTCGAGGGCCTCGATGCCTGCGGGGGAGGAGAGCCGGAGCCCGGTTCCGGAGAAGCGGCCCACCCTCCTCACCGGACTGCGGATCCTGTTCGGTGACCGCCATCTGCGCGCCTTGACCGTCCATGCGGCCACCTATAACGCGGCGGAACAGATCCTGATGCTGAACCTGATTCTCTGGGCGGTGCAGCAGCAGGACGTCGGTGTTGGTGCGTACGGCCTGGCGCTGGCCGGAGCCGGTGTCGGCGGTCTGCTCGGCACCCTGGTTGCGCTCCGCCTGGCCGACAAAGCAGGCCTTGGCCCGGCATTCGCCGTTTCGCTGGTGCTCTCCTGCGCGGTTCCGCTGTTGCTGCCGGTCTGGCCGTTAACCGGATGGACAATGGCGGGGGTCATTGCTGCAGTCATGTTGCTGCGTGGTATCGGCGAGGGCAACGCCAATGTCTACTCGCTGACGATGCGCCAGCAGCTCATTCCGCGGGATGAACTCACCCGCTCCGCCGGTGCCTATACCCAGGTGATGTACGGCTCGATTCCGCTGGGCGCCCTGCTGGCCGGCGTCGTCGGCGAAACGCTGGGGGTCCGCGCCGGCGTCCTGGTCGGCGCCGTCGGGCTGGTGCTCTCCGCGGTTCCGATGCTCACCCCCGCGTTCCTGCGGCTCCGTACCATCCCTAGTCCCGGCCGCCGCTTAACGTCCCGGCCTGCAGGGGCCGGGGACAGGGTCAGCTGA
- the paaK gene encoding phenylacetate--CoA ligase PaaK — translation MRAPSAPIKSAAADPSTLDPEERMSRDELEALQLKRLKQTVAYAYERVPLYRRKFDDAGVHPSDLGELSDLARFPYTTKEDLRSTYPFGMFAVPQQQVARIHASSGTTGRPTVVGYTAGDLDRWSSLVARSLRASGVRQGYKVHNAYGYGLFTGGLGAHFGAERLGCTVIPVSGGQTERQAQLIVDFEPDTILCTPTYLLAIADAIAAAGIDPRSTSLKNAVLGAEPWTEEMRHELETLMDLDACDIYGLSEVMGPGVAGECVESKDGAHIWEDHFRPEIIDPFDETRVLGDGEPGELVFTSLTKEALPIIRYRTHDLTRLLPGTARPSMRRMGRITGRSDDMIILRGVNLFPTQIEEIALRIPALSPHFQLEITRPGRMDELTVRIERREDATTPDSAAAASELAAQVKIHVGSSCLVEVVDPGTLARSSGKLRRIYDLRRGTDTASAQ, via the coding sequence ATGAGAGCCCCCTCCGCTCCGATCAAGTCCGCCGCAGCCGATCCTTCGACGCTGGACCCGGAGGAACGCATGAGCCGGGACGAACTGGAGGCCCTCCAGTTGAAGCGTCTGAAGCAGACCGTCGCCTACGCGTACGAACGGGTTCCGCTGTACCGGCGCAAGTTCGACGACGCCGGCGTGCACCCCTCCGACCTGGGCGAACTGAGCGACCTCGCTCGGTTCCCGTACACCACGAAGGAGGACCTGCGCTCTACCTATCCGTTTGGCATGTTCGCCGTCCCGCAGCAGCAGGTGGCCCGCATCCACGCATCCTCCGGAACCACGGGGCGGCCCACCGTCGTCGGCTACACGGCCGGGGACCTGGACCGCTGGAGCTCCCTGGTGGCCCGTTCGCTGCGTGCCTCCGGAGTGCGTCAGGGATACAAGGTGCACAATGCCTACGGTTACGGTCTCTTCACCGGCGGGTTGGGGGCCCACTTCGGCGCGGAGAGACTCGGCTGCACGGTGATCCCCGTTTCCGGCGGGCAGACGGAGCGGCAGGCCCAGCTCATCGTGGACTTCGAACCGGACACCATCCTCTGCACGCCCACCTACCTGCTGGCCATTGCCGATGCGATTGCAGCGGCCGGCATCGATCCGCGCTCGACTTCGCTGAAGAACGCGGTTCTCGGGGCGGAGCCGTGGACCGAGGAAATGCGGCACGAACTCGAAACGCTGATGGACCTGGACGCGTGCGACATTTACGGACTCTCGGAAGTCATGGGGCCGGGCGTGGCCGGCGAGTGCGTGGAGAGCAAGGACGGGGCCCATATCTGGGAGGATCACTTCCGGCCGGAGATCATCGACCCGTTTGACGAGACCCGGGTCCTGGGCGACGGCGAACCGGGCGAGCTGGTTTTTACCTCCCTGACCAAGGAGGCGCTGCCGATCATCCGCTACCGGACCCATGACCTCACCCGCCTGCTGCCCGGCACTGCCCGGCCATCCATGCGCAGGATGGGACGCATCACCGGCCGCAGCGACGACATGATCATCCTGCGCGGCGTCAACCTCTTCCCCACCCAGATCGAGGAAATCGCCCTGCGCATCCCGGCCCTGAGCCCGCACTTCCAGCTCGAAATCACCCGCCCGGGACGCATGGATGAGCTCACGGTCCGGATCGAGCGCCGTGAGGATGCCACGACGCCGGACTCCGCGGCGGCGGCATCGGAGCTCGCCGCGCAGGTCAAGATCCACGTCGGTTCCTCCTGCCTCGTTGAGGTGGTCGACCCCGGGACGCTGGCACGCTCCAGCGGCAAGCTCCGCCGGATCTACGACCTGCGCCGCGGCACCGATACCGCCTCAGCGCAGTGA
- a CDS encoding SGNH/GDSL hydrolase family protein → MSPKPLLSRRLAVLAVTTTALLAGGAAPASAGGAHGPDSRGGHTVEHRGGHGYGGGHGHGGGHGGGHGYGGGHGHGGGHGGGHGRGHGSVDYVAFGDSYASGFGGGPVLDTCGRTAQGYPVLLDALDRVELDGNVTCSGATALTTPPDAPVDLPEQIDDAAARGLLNRKTDTVTVTIGGDDVRFASVVAACAGAQLPATCAPAIDQAAAYAQTVLAPQLAAEFARIAELAPRATLVVTGYPYLFEPGTPGPLSTEAQALFTRGTDALNTVIAEQVPDNGVFVDVVDEFAGHGVGSTDSWIIFDLLSPYNLHPTETGYREGYTAAILEDAGSEFGVGCRGRR, encoded by the coding sequence ATGAGCCCCAAACCGCTGCTGTCCCGACGTCTGGCTGTCCTGGCAGTGACTACCACTGCCCTCCTGGCCGGAGGTGCTGCCCCGGCCAGCGCCGGCGGTGCCCACGGGCCCGATTCCCGCGGCGGGCATACGGTTGAGCACCGCGGCGGGCACGGGTACGGCGGCGGACACGGGCATGGGGGTGGGCACGGCGGCGGGCACGGGTACGGCGGCGGACACGGGCATGGGGGTGGGCACGGCGGCGGGCACGGTCGGGGGCACGGCAGTGTCGACTACGTGGCGTTCGGTGACTCCTATGCCTCCGGCTTCGGCGGCGGCCCCGTACTGGACACCTGCGGCCGGACGGCACAGGGCTACCCCGTGCTTCTGGACGCCCTGGACCGGGTAGAGCTGGACGGTAATGTCACCTGTTCGGGCGCCACTGCTCTCACAACCCCGCCCGACGCTCCGGTGGACCTTCCCGAGCAGATCGACGACGCCGCTGCCCGGGGCCTGCTGAATCGAAAGACGGACACCGTCACCGTGACCATCGGCGGCGATGACGTCCGGTTCGCTTCGGTGGTAGCCGCCTGCGCCGGGGCACAGCTGCCGGCCACCTGCGCCCCTGCCATCGATCAAGCTGCCGCTTACGCACAGACCGTCCTGGCACCACAGCTGGCAGCGGAGTTTGCCCGGATCGCTGAACTGGCTCCAAGGGCAACCCTGGTGGTGACGGGGTATCCGTACCTGTTTGAGCCCGGAACCCCCGGACCGCTCAGTACCGAGGCGCAGGCCCTCTTTACACGGGGTACCGATGCCTTGAACACGGTCATCGCGGAACAGGTTCCGGACAACGGGGTGTTCGTGGACGTGGTGGATGAGTTCGCCGGGCACGGCGTAGGGTCCACGGATTCCTGGATCATCTTCGATCTCCTAAGCCCGTACAACCTGCATCCCACGGAGACGGGATACCGGGAGGGCTACACCGCGGCCATCCTCGAGGACGCGGGCAGCGAGTTCGGGGTCGGCTGCCGCGGACGGCGCTAG